From one Dehalobacter sp. 12DCB1 genomic stretch:
- a CDS encoding ATP-binding protein yields MAATILIVVIVLGIKFIWDYKLQHRQAMNEMKEKAEVITKQQIATWEFISLNQDNINYDAEGNFEFKHMNCSTVTMGIGVFFSELTNYHLKPTNILYRNVQNAPDDFELNVLQHFKIDPKLREYWAIDTIDGKQVFRYMAPLKIEESCLSCHGEPKGEIDVTGHPKEGYKVGDSGGALSLVMPMDIFLENTRTNLQGNAFFFLLLIVVCVISIYLLVTRLVTSSLSELEKAVSEVGSGNLDVDLTGLHAEGEIKQLALHFQQMIIQLRDLYNNLELKVEDRTFELEKANEILKQHQKELEEANLRLKEVNNYKSEFLAIMSHELRTPLTSVIAFTELLLVEKSFEGINERRHLEEIRANSEILLRMINNILDLAKIEAGKNEIVLETMDMADVIASVEGVIIPLARNKAINLSIKIDSNIPLFKADPEKIRRIVENLAGNAIKFTEKDGKVQIRISYDIVKKEVLIIVKDTGIGIKEEDLKYIFEKFTQSDSSTSRKYGGTGLGLALAKELAELHGGWITVQSKPNVGSTFTVGIPARDI; encoded by the coding sequence ATGGCAGCAACTATTCTGATTGTTGTTATCGTACTAGGCATTAAATTCATCTGGGACTACAAATTACAACATCGTCAGGCCATGAATGAAATGAAGGAAAAGGCTGAGGTAATCACAAAACAGCAAATCGCTACCTGGGAGTTTATTTCACTTAACCAGGATAATATAAACTATGACGCAGAGGGTAACTTTGAATTTAAACATATGAATTGTTCTACAGTTACCATGGGGATAGGAGTATTTTTTTCAGAATTAACCAATTACCATCTTAAACCCACTAATATCTTATATCGAAACGTACAAAATGCGCCGGATGATTTTGAATTGAATGTCCTGCAACATTTTAAAATTGACCCTAAGTTGAGAGAATACTGGGCGATCGATACTATAGATGGCAAACAAGTATTCCGTTATATGGCTCCGTTGAAAATTGAAGAATCTTGCTTGTCCTGCCATGGTGAGCCCAAAGGAGAAATTGATGTAACCGGTCATCCTAAGGAAGGATATAAAGTAGGTGATTCCGGCGGGGCCCTAAGTCTTGTTATGCCCATGGATATATTTTTAGAAAATACAAGAACCAATTTACAGGGAAATGCTTTTTTCTTTCTTCTCCTCATTGTTGTCTGCGTCATCTCCATCTATTTATTGGTGACAAGACTGGTAACAAGTTCATTAAGTGAACTGGAGAAAGCGGTTAGCGAGGTTGGAAGTGGTAACCTGGATGTCGACCTTACTGGGTTACATGCTGAAGGGGAAATTAAGCAGTTAGCCTTGCATTTTCAACAAATGATCATTCAACTTAGGGATCTTTATAATAACCTGGAATTAAAGGTTGAGGATCGAACATTTGAACTGGAAAAAGCAAATGAGATTCTTAAACAACACCAAAAAGAGCTTGAAGAGGCAAACCTCAGATTGAAAGAGGTAAATAATTATAAATCTGAGTTTCTTGCAATCATGAGTCATGAATTAAGAACACCGCTTACTTCTGTTATCGCTTTCACCGAGTTGCTTCTCGTTGAAAAATCTTTTGAGGGGATTAATGAAAGGCGCCATTTGGAAGAAATCCGGGCCAACAGCGAGATTCTCTTAAGAATGATTAATAATATTTTAGATCTGGCTAAGATTGAAGCGGGTAAGAACGAAATTGTCTTGGAAACAATGGATATGGCAGATGTCATTGCCTCTGTGGAAGGAGTCATTATCCCCCTCGCCAGAAATAAAGCCATCAATCTCTCTATTAAAATAGACTCCAATATACCACTATTTAAAGCTGATCCAGAAAAGATTCGCAGGATCGTAGAAAACCTTGCTGGAAATGCGATAAAATTTACGGAAAAGGATGGTAAGGTTCAAATTAGGATTAGTTATGATATAGTCAAAAAAGAAGTACTGATAATCGTAAAGGATACGGGCATAGGTATTAAGGAAGAAGATCTCAAATATATTTTTGAAAAATTTACGCAATCGGATAGCTCTACCTCAAGAAAATATGGAGGAACAGGTTTAGGACTGGCTCTCGCCAAAGAGCTGGCAGAGCTTCATGGCGGATGGATTACAGTTCAAAGCAAACCAAATGTAGGAAGTACTTTTACCGTTGGTATTCCTGCCAGAGACATTTAA
- a CDS encoding Crp/Fnr family transcriptional regulator, whose protein sequence is MGENFPIILKLQNASRTFAEAGEKIYVKKNQVIISPGEIINGFYYIQKGRVLCVDYSPRGNEKIEFILETGSIFLESNVLFDRPASVYFKAITDTQLVYITREKLLDMITNDLNVSLFIMESLTKKFYSSVAQLREVLFYDVECRVCNLFLTMAEKFGIEEENAIKLDIKISQQFISNILGINRNTCIRMINKLKKLNYINQIHGYYYIVDFEGLKQYHAQKIVQP, encoded by the coding sequence TTGGGAGAAAATTTTCCTATTATACTTAAATTACAAAACGCATCAAGAACCTTTGCCGAAGCTGGAGAAAAAATTTATGTTAAAAAAAATCAAGTGATTATTTCCCCTGGAGAAATTATTAATGGGTTTTACTATATCCAAAAGGGTAGGGTATTATGTGTAGATTATTCACCCAGAGGTAATGAGAAGATTGAATTTATCTTAGAAACCGGAAGTATCTTTTTAGAGTCAAATGTACTTTTTGATAGGCCTGCATCTGTTTATTTTAAGGCAATTACGGATACACAATTGGTTTATATTACTAGAGAAAAACTTTTAGATATGATAACAAACGATTTGAATGTATCGTTGTTTATTATGGAATCTTTGACCAAAAAGTTTTACTCGAGTGTGGCACAGCTGCGTGAAGTACTCTTCTATGATGTTGAATGTAGAGTATGCAACCTTTTCCTGACAATGGCCGAAAAGTTTGGAATCGAAGAAGAAAATGCAATAAAATTAGATATTAAAATTAGTCAGCAATTTATAAGTAATATTCTTGGGATCAATAGAAATACGTGTATTAGAATGATTAATAAATTAAAAAAATTAAATTATATTAATCAGATACACGGATATTACTATATTGTAGATTTTGAGGGATTAAAACAGTATCACGCACAGAAAATAGTTCAACCATAA